The following are encoded together in the Culex pipiens pallens isolate TS chromosome 1, TS_CPP_V2, whole genome shotgun sequence genome:
- the LOC120429885 gene encoding uncharacterized protein LOC120429885 gives MRLVRQHSKVAKKLKGSSIQRYRLTNSLTAKCLDEPSNFTTEEGFPPVDQIKAMNDATPDKDFAFVRLLMKELWPKGFGNQTLSGNPSRNSQGRRSGSSKPSKSHTVREVDGALDRKRVKFVKSRLAERIMLKGQDVTTALQVVYCYCNKWMSQIICSYNQKGAWSSKLTY, from the exons ATGCGGTTAGTACGTCAGCACTCGAAGGTGGCAAAAAAACTGAAAGGTTCGAGCATTCAACGTTATCGGCTGACAAATTCATTAACCGCAAAATGTTTGGACGAACCGAGCAACTTTACTACTGAGGAAGGGTTCCCACCTGTTGATCAAATCAAGGCCATGAACGATGCCACGCCGGATAAGGATTTCGCCTTTGTTCGTCTACTCATGAAAGAGCTCTGGCCAAAAGGTTTTGGCAATCAGACTTTGTCCGGAAATCCATCGCGCAACAGCCAAGGTCGGCGATCTGGTTCATCTAAGCCGTCCAAATCACACACTGTTAGAGAAGTTGATGGTGCTCTTGATCGTAAGAGAGTCAAATTCGTTAAAA GCCGTCTTGCAGAGCGCATCATGTTGAAAGGACAAGATGTGACCACTGCTTTGCAAGTTGTGTACTGTTACTGCAACAAGTGGATGTCTCAGATCATTTGCAGCTACAACCAAAAAGGTGCCTGGTCATCTAAATTAACGTATTAA